Proteins found in one Primulina eburnea isolate SZY01 chromosome 16, ASM2296580v1, whole genome shotgun sequence genomic segment:
- the LOC140816317 gene encoding DEAD-box ATP-dependent RNA helicase 39: protein MVTTGKVLSFSLISLPKRFRSIPSRVYPPPPPQTLVSSTFRPLCTATAVDEASTIYQSSKHSILLERLRLRHLNVSDQTSKPTTSQLVSRKRNQYGEFEGSIQDKGGGAEMVSSFEELGLTEEAMGALGEMGISLPTEIQCIGIPAVLKGKSVVLGSHTGSGKTLAYLLPLIQLMRRDEALHGMLMKPRRPRAVVLCPTRELCEQVFRVTKSISHHARFRSTMISGGGRLRPQEDSLNSPIDMIVGTPGRVLQHIEEGNMVYGDIRYLVLDEADTMFDRGFGPDIRKFIGPLKSRASKADGLEFQTVLVTATMTKAVQSLVDEEFQGIMHLRTSTLHKKIASARHDFIKLSGSENKLEALLQILEPSLAKGNRVMVFCNTLNSSRAVDHYINENQISTVNYHGEVPAEQRVENLRRFKSNDGDCPTLVCTDLAARGLDLDVDHVIMFDFPLNSIDYLHRTGRTARMGAKGKVTSLVAKKDVMLATLIEEAMMKNKSLESLSIDGIKRDIARSRVNEQKEKNANMVRRSTSKYKAKDVSTKSTEARGKAAIVTKKPSVPKAKMTLGKFSKTSRSSEPSATKGMAYIGKKQSGGRNFAANRSPSKLNVVGFRGRSAVKAS, encoded by the exons ATGGTCACGACCGGAAAAGTTCTCTCTTTCTCTCTTATTTCTTTACCAAAACGCTTCCGATCGATTCCCTCACGTGTATacccaccaccacctccacagACGCTGGTTTCCAGCACATTCAGGCCTCTTTGCACCGCCACCGCTGTCGACGAAGCTTCAACAATTTATCAATCCTCAAAGCACTCTATTCTCCTCGAAAGATTGAGGCTCAGGCATCTCAATGTTTCAGACCAAACCTCAAAACCCACCACATCTCAACTGGTGTCGAGGAAGAGAAACCAATATGGTGAATTCGAGGGTTCAATACAGGATAAAGGTGGAGGGGCGGaaatggtttctagttttgagGAATTGGGCTTGACTGAAGAGGCCATGGGAGCTTTGGGAGAAATGGGGATTTCGTTACCGACTGAGATTCAATGTATCGGAATACCTGCGGTGTTGAAAGGGAAGAGTGTGGTTTTGGGGTCGCACACTGGATCTGGCAAGACTTTGGCTTATCTTTTGCCTCTTATTCAG TTGATGAGAAGGGATGAAGCATTACATGGTATGCTGATGAAGCCCAGACGACCTCGGGCTGTTGTACTCTGCCCAACAAGGGAACTTTGTGAGCAG GTTTTTCGTGTGACCAAGTCCATTAGTCACCATGCAAGATTCAGGTCAACCATGATAAGCGGGGGCGGTCGTTTAAGACCCCAAGAAGATTCTTTGAACAGCCCAATTGACATGATTGTCGGGACCCCTGGCAGAGTTCTTCAGCATATAGAAGAGGGGAATATGGTTTACGGTGACATCAGATACTTG GTTTTGGATGAGGCAGACACCATGTTTGATCGTGGTTTTGGCCCTGACATCCGCAAATTTATTGGACCATTGAAAAGCCGTGCTTCGAAAGCAGACGGTCTAGAATTTCAAACTGTGTTGGTAACTGCAACGATGACAAAG GCTGTTCAAAGTCTGGTGGATGAAGAGTTTCAAGGAATCATGCACTTGCGTACATCTACACTCCACAAGAAGATTGCTTCTGCTCGCCATGATTTTATCAAACTTTCAGGCTCAGAAAACAAGCTGGAAGCCTTGTTACAG ATTCTTGAACCGAGTTTAGCAAAAGGGAACAGGGTGATGGTTTTCTGTAACACATTGAATTCTAGTCGAGCTGTGGATCACTATATAAATGAAAATCAAATCTCTACTGTTAATTACCATGGAGAGGTTCCAGCTGAACAAAG GGTTGAAAACCTGCGGCGGTTTAAGAGCAATGATGGAGATTGCCCCACTTTAGTCTGCACTGACTTGGCGGCTAGGGGATTGGACTTGGATGTGGACCATGTTATCATGTTTGATTTTCCCTTGAACTCT ATCGATTACCTCCATCGCACTGGAAGAACTGCTCGAATGGGAGCAAAAG GGAAGGTGACAAGTTTGGTAGCTAAAAAAGATGTCATGTTGGCAACTCTCATTGAGGAGGCTATGATGAAGAATAAGAGCTTGGAATCTTTATCCATAGATGGTATCAAAAGGGATATTGCCAGGTCTCGGGTAAATGAGCAGAAAGAAAAAAATGCAAACATGGTTAGACGTTCAACTTCGAAATACAAGGCTAAAGATGTCTCCACAAAATCAACTGAAGCTCGTGGCAAGGCAGCAATAGTTACCAAGAAACCTTCAGTACCCAAGGCCAAGATGACACTGGGTAAGTTTTCAAAAACATCCAGGTCTTCCGAACCTAGCGCCACAAAAGGTATGGCTTATATCGGGAAGAAACAGTCGGGGGGGCGAAACTTTGCTGCCAACAGATCTCCATCAAAGCTAAATGTTGTTGGATTTAGGGGTCGAAGTGCAGTGAAAGCTTCTTGA
- the LOC140816595 gene encoding uncharacterized protein isoform X1: METLFGKMRSLDAYPKINEDFYSRTLSGGVITLVSSIFMLLLFISELRLYFHTATETNLVVDTSRGERLRINFDVTFPAFPCSILSLDAMDMGGEQHLDVRHDIIKRRIDAHGNIIETRADTIGAQKIEQPLQRHGGRLDHNETYCGSCYGAEVADEDCCNNCEEVREAYRKKGWALSNPDSIDQCKREGFLQRIKEEEGEGCNLYGFLDVNRVAGNFHFAPGKSFQQSNVHVHDLLAFQKDSFNISHKVNRLAFGDYFPGVVNPLDGVEWTQQTPNAMYQYFLKVVPTVFTDENGHAIHSNQFSVTEHVKGAELGRLQALPGVFFFYDLSPIKVTFTETHVSFLHFLTNVCAIVGGVFTVSGIIDSFVYHSQKAIKRKMEIGKFS, from the exons ATGGAGACTTTGTTCGGGAAAATGCGGAGCCTGGATGCGTACCCTAAGATCAACGAGGATTTTTACAGCAGAACGCTCTCTGGCGGCGTCATCACCTTAGTCTCATCTATTTTTATGCTCCTCCTCTTCATCTCCGAGCTCA GATTATATTTCCACACTGCAACTGAGACCAATTTGGTGGTAGACACATCAAGAGGAGAAAGGCTTCGCATTAAT TTTGATGTGACTTTTCCAGCCTTTCCATGCTCTATACTTAGTCTTGATGCGATGGATATGGGTGGGGAACAACATCTGGACGTG AGACATGATATAATTAAAAGGAGGATTGATGCTCATGGTAATATCATAGAAACAAGGGCGGATACTATTGGTGCTCAAAAG ATTGAACAACCTTTACAAAGGCATGGTGGAAGACTGGACCATAATGAAACTTATTGTGGTTCGTGTTATGGTGCAGAAGTG GCGGATGAAGATTGCTGTAACAATTGTGAAGAAGTTCGTGAAGCTTATAGAAAAAAAGGTTGGGCGTTGTCGAATCCAGATTCTATTGACCAG TGCAAAAGAGAAGGTTTTCTTCAAAGAATCAAAGAGGAAGAGGGTGAAGGATGCAACCTCTATGGATTCCTGGATGTCAATAGAGTAGCTGGTAATTTTCATTTTGCACCTGGGAAGAGTTTCCAACAGTCAAATGTGCATGTTCACGATCTGCTAGCCTTTCAGAAAGACAGTTTTAAT ATAAGTCACAAGGTCAACAGATTAGCCTTTGGAGACTACTTCCCTGGTGTCGTGAATCCTCTGGATGG TGTGGAATGGACACAACAAACACCAAATGCTATGTACCAGTATTTTCTCAAG GTGGTACCAACTGTATTCACAGATGAGAACGGGCATGCCATCCATTCAAATCAG TTTTCAGTTACTGAACATGTTAAAGGAGCAGAACTAGGTCGACTTCAAGCTCTTCCTGGAGTTTTCTTCTTTTACGACCTCTCACCAATCAAG GTGACTTTCACGGAAACACATGTTTCATTCTTGCATTTCTTGACCAACGTCTGTGCCATTGTTGGag GTGTTTTCACAGTCTCTGGGATAATTGACTCGTTTGTATATCACAGtcagaaagcaataaaaagaaaaatggaaatcGGTAAATTTAGCTGA
- the LOC140816595 gene encoding uncharacterized protein isoform X2, with the protein METLFGKMRSLDAYPKINEDFYSRTLSGGVITLVSSIFMLLLFISELRLYFHTATETNLVVDTSRGERLRINFDVTFPAFPCSILSLDAMDMGGEQHLDVRHDIIKRRIDAHGNIIETRADTIGAQKIEQPLQRHGGRLDHNETYCGSCYGAEVADEDCCNNCEEVREAYRKKGWALSNPDSIDQCKREGFLQRIKEEEGEGCNLYGFLDVNRVAGNFHFAPGKSFQQSNVHVHDLLAFQKDSFNISHKVNRLAFGDYFPGVVNPLDGVEWTQQTPNAMYQYFLKVVPTVFTDENGHAIHSNQFSVTEHVKGAELGRLQALPGVFFFYDLSPIKVFSQSLG; encoded by the exons ATGGAGACTTTGTTCGGGAAAATGCGGAGCCTGGATGCGTACCCTAAGATCAACGAGGATTTTTACAGCAGAACGCTCTCTGGCGGCGTCATCACCTTAGTCTCATCTATTTTTATGCTCCTCCTCTTCATCTCCGAGCTCA GATTATATTTCCACACTGCAACTGAGACCAATTTGGTGGTAGACACATCAAGAGGAGAAAGGCTTCGCATTAAT TTTGATGTGACTTTTCCAGCCTTTCCATGCTCTATACTTAGTCTTGATGCGATGGATATGGGTGGGGAACAACATCTGGACGTG AGACATGATATAATTAAAAGGAGGATTGATGCTCATGGTAATATCATAGAAACAAGGGCGGATACTATTGGTGCTCAAAAG ATTGAACAACCTTTACAAAGGCATGGTGGAAGACTGGACCATAATGAAACTTATTGTGGTTCGTGTTATGGTGCAGAAGTG GCGGATGAAGATTGCTGTAACAATTGTGAAGAAGTTCGTGAAGCTTATAGAAAAAAAGGTTGGGCGTTGTCGAATCCAGATTCTATTGACCAG TGCAAAAGAGAAGGTTTTCTTCAAAGAATCAAAGAGGAAGAGGGTGAAGGATGCAACCTCTATGGATTCCTGGATGTCAATAGAGTAGCTGGTAATTTTCATTTTGCACCTGGGAAGAGTTTCCAACAGTCAAATGTGCATGTTCACGATCTGCTAGCCTTTCAGAAAGACAGTTTTAAT ATAAGTCACAAGGTCAACAGATTAGCCTTTGGAGACTACTTCCCTGGTGTCGTGAATCCTCTGGATGG TGTGGAATGGACACAACAAACACCAAATGCTATGTACCAGTATTTTCTCAAG GTGGTACCAACTGTATTCACAGATGAGAACGGGCATGCCATCCATTCAAATCAG TTTTCAGTTACTGAACATGTTAAAGGAGCAGAACTAGGTCGACTTCAAGCTCTTCCTGGAGTTTTCTTCTTTTACGACCTCTCACCAATCAAG GTGTTTTCACAGTCTCTGGGATAA
- the LOC140816595 gene encoding uncharacterized protein isoform X3 — protein sequence METLFGKMRSLDAYPKINEDFYSRTLSGGVITLVSSIFMLLLFISELRLYFHTATETNLVVDTSRGERLRINFDVTFPAFPCSILSLDAMDMGGEQHLDVRHDIIKRRIDAHGNIIETRADTIGAQKIEQPLQRHGGRLDHNETYCGSCYGAEVADEDCCNNCEEVREAYRKKGWALSNPDSIDQCKREGFLQRIKEEEGEGCNLYGFLDVNRVADKSQGQQISLWRLLPWCRESSGWFSVTEHVKGAELGRLQALPGVFFFYDLSPIKVTFTETHVSFLHFLTNVCAIVGGVFTVSGIIDSFVYHSQKAIKRKMEIGKFS from the exons ATGGAGACTTTGTTCGGGAAAATGCGGAGCCTGGATGCGTACCCTAAGATCAACGAGGATTTTTACAGCAGAACGCTCTCTGGCGGCGTCATCACCTTAGTCTCATCTATTTTTATGCTCCTCCTCTTCATCTCCGAGCTCA GATTATATTTCCACACTGCAACTGAGACCAATTTGGTGGTAGACACATCAAGAGGAGAAAGGCTTCGCATTAAT TTTGATGTGACTTTTCCAGCCTTTCCATGCTCTATACTTAGTCTTGATGCGATGGATATGGGTGGGGAACAACATCTGGACGTG AGACATGATATAATTAAAAGGAGGATTGATGCTCATGGTAATATCATAGAAACAAGGGCGGATACTATTGGTGCTCAAAAG ATTGAACAACCTTTACAAAGGCATGGTGGAAGACTGGACCATAATGAAACTTATTGTGGTTCGTGTTATGGTGCAGAAGTG GCGGATGAAGATTGCTGTAACAATTGTGAAGAAGTTCGTGAAGCTTATAGAAAAAAAGGTTGGGCGTTGTCGAATCCAGATTCTATTGACCAG TGCAAAAGAGAAGGTTTTCTTCAAAGAATCAAAGAGGAAGAGGGTGAAGGATGCAACCTCTATGGATTCCTGGATGTCAATAGAGTAGCTG ATAAGTCACAAGGTCAACAGATTAGCCTTTGGAGACTACTTCCCTGGTGTCGTGAATCCTCTGGATGG TTTTCAGTTACTGAACATGTTAAAGGAGCAGAACTAGGTCGACTTCAAGCTCTTCCTGGAGTTTTCTTCTTTTACGACCTCTCACCAATCAAG GTGACTTTCACGGAAACACATGTTTCATTCTTGCATTTCTTGACCAACGTCTGTGCCATTGTTGGag GTGTTTTCACAGTCTCTGGGATAATTGACTCGTTTGTATATCACAGtcagaaagcaataaaaagaaaaatggaaatcGGTAAATTTAGCTGA
- the LOC140816692 gene encoding E3 ubiquitin-protein ligase WAV3-like isoform X1 yields the protein MVGSGWRRAFGQRKEAIHGKTENHITSNSKSSTTFSASNPSSPRSPFSVFKNTFRLSRAGCGVCMQSVRTCQGMAIYTAECSHAFHFPCIASHVRKQDALVCPVCHIIWKDVPLLSTHNQHHNQNRQIPTNNPMSSSKYTDQGCFKIYADDEPLVSPKFDHILKGSRLTESDEFQEVQEFQGFFINHISSSDKTFSSIRESRNVEVSLLPEAAVICLGQTYVVVLKIKAPPLPPIATAFRRRAPIDLVTVLNVSERMGGTKLQTLKRTMHLVVSSLGPADRLSVVALATTSKRIMPLMRMTAQGQRSARRIVDRLSCRHGSSCMGEALKQATIVLQDRRERNPVASIMLLSDGQDDISPTDNDTTQQHRSSHVSSTRFSHIELSINSSPKATEAGISHEPAEEAFSKFVGGLLSVVVHDLKIQLSFATGSDPAEILGVYSGNGHPTLLDSRSVKVGNLYAEEERQLYIELRVPHSNLRSQHCVLSVSCSHKDPATQEVIYVGNHTLLVPKPHDVQSGVPKVEHLRYSFISTRAVAESRRLIEYDEQCSAMQLLSSARSLLLQSSSESALELVRVLEAELAEVQCRQLCKEAEDAKKPVNRGFGDA from the exons ATGGTAGGGAGTGGCTGGAGAAGGGCATTTGGCCAAAGGAAAGAAGCCATTCATGGTAAAACAGAGAACCATATAACCTCCAATTCCAAAAGCTCAACAACTTTCTCTGCTTCCAATCCATCCTCACCAAGATCGCCTTTTTCAGTCTTCAAGAACACCTTTCGCCTATCCAGA GCTGGTTGTGGCGTGTGTATGCAGAGTGTGAGGACATGTCAAGGAATGGCCATATACACTGCCGAGTGCTCCCACGCTTTTCACTTTCCTTGCATAGCCTCGCATGTAAGAAAGCAAGACGCTCTGGTTTGCCCTGTCTGCCATATCATTTGGAAAGATGTCCCTTTACTCTCTACCCACAACCAACACCACAACCAAAATCGACAAATTCCCACAAACAATCCAATGTCCAGTTCTAAATATACCGACCAGGGATGCTTTAAAATTTATGCTGATGATGAGCCCTTGGTTTCGCCAAAATTTGATCATATCTTGAAAGGAAGTCGACTAACAGAGTCGGATGAATTTCAAGAGGTTCAAGAGTTTCAGGGATTTTTTATAAACCACATTTCCAGTAGTGATAAGACCTTTTCGTCCATTAGAGAATCAAGAAATGTGGAGGTGTCTCTATTGCCTGAGGCTGCTGTCATATGCTTGGGCCAGACCTACGTCGTGGTCCTGAAGATTAAGGCCCCACCGCTACCGCCAATAGCCACTGCCTTCCGGCGGCGGGCCCCGATTGACCTGGTGACCGTTCTTAACGTGAGTGAGAGAATGGGCGGAACCAAGCTGCAGACGCTGAAACGAACCATGCATTTGGTAGTTTCATCTCTAGGCCCCGCTGATAGACTCTCGGTCGTGGCGTTGGCCACTACTTCGAAAAGAATAATGCCTTTGATGAGAATGACGGCTCAGGGTCAGCGCTCAGCTCGACGCATAGTTGATCGCCTCAGTTGCCGCCATGGAAGCAGCTGTATGGGTGAAGCTCTAAAACAAGCCACCATAGTGCTTCAGGATAGGCGCGAGAGGAACCCAGTGGCAAGCATCATGCTGTTGTCAGACGGACAGGATGACATAAGTCCCACCGACAATGACACCACTCAGCAACACCGATCATCCCATGTGTCATCCACCCGTTTTTCCCACATCGAATTATCCATAAACTCATCCCCCAAAGCCACTGAAGCTGGCATTAGCCACGAGCCAGCCGAGGAAGCTTTTTCCAAATTTGTGGGTGGATTACTGAGCGTTGTTGTTCATGACTTGAAAATCCAGCTTAGCTTTGCAACCGGCTCAGACCCCGCCGAAATCTTGGGCGTCTATTCGGGAAACGGACATCCAACCCTACTGGACTCCAGGTCAGTCAAAGTTGGCAACTTATACGCGGAGGAGGAAAGACAACTTTATATCGAATTACGGGTCCCGCATTCGAATCTCCGTTCACAGCACTGTGTGTTATCAGTGTCTTGCAGTCACAAGGATCCGGCTACTCAAGAGGTAATTTACGTCGGGAATCACACATTGCTTGTACCCAAACCACATGACGTTCAATCAGGAGTACCTAAGGTTGAGCATTTGAGATATTCATTCATCAGCACCCGAGCCGTGGCTGAATCCAGGCGATTAATCGAGTACGACGAGCAATGTAGTGCCATGCAGTTGTTGTCATCGGCTCGATCTCTATTGTTGCAATCGAGTTCAGAGTCAGCTCTCGAATTAGTAAGAGTTTTAGAGGCGGAGTTGGCGGAGGTGCAATGTAGACAACTGTGCAAGGAGGCGGAGGATGCCAAGAAACCTGTGAACAGAGGTTTTGGCGATGCTTGA
- the LOC140816692 gene encoding E3 ubiquitin-protein ligase WAV3-like isoform X2 — protein sequence MQSVRTCQGMAIYTAECSHAFHFPCIASHVRKQDALVCPVCHIIWKDVPLLSTHNQHHNQNRQIPTNNPMSSSKYTDQGCFKIYADDEPLVSPKFDHILKGSRLTESDEFQEVQEFQGFFINHISSSDKTFSSIRESRNVEVSLLPEAAVICLGQTYVVVLKIKAPPLPPIATAFRRRAPIDLVTVLNVSERMGGTKLQTLKRTMHLVVSSLGPADRLSVVALATTSKRIMPLMRMTAQGQRSARRIVDRLSCRHGSSCMGEALKQATIVLQDRRERNPVASIMLLSDGQDDISPTDNDTTQQHRSSHVSSTRFSHIELSINSSPKATEAGISHEPAEEAFSKFVGGLLSVVVHDLKIQLSFATGSDPAEILGVYSGNGHPTLLDSRSVKVGNLYAEEERQLYIELRVPHSNLRSQHCVLSVSCSHKDPATQEVIYVGNHTLLVPKPHDVQSGVPKVEHLRYSFISTRAVAESRRLIEYDEQCSAMQLLSSARSLLLQSSSESALELVRVLEAELAEVQCRQLCKEAEDAKKPVNRGFGDA from the coding sequence ATGCAGAGTGTGAGGACATGTCAAGGAATGGCCATATACACTGCCGAGTGCTCCCACGCTTTTCACTTTCCTTGCATAGCCTCGCATGTAAGAAAGCAAGACGCTCTGGTTTGCCCTGTCTGCCATATCATTTGGAAAGATGTCCCTTTACTCTCTACCCACAACCAACACCACAACCAAAATCGACAAATTCCCACAAACAATCCAATGTCCAGTTCTAAATATACCGACCAGGGATGCTTTAAAATTTATGCTGATGATGAGCCCTTGGTTTCGCCAAAATTTGATCATATCTTGAAAGGAAGTCGACTAACAGAGTCGGATGAATTTCAAGAGGTTCAAGAGTTTCAGGGATTTTTTATAAACCACATTTCCAGTAGTGATAAGACCTTTTCGTCCATTAGAGAATCAAGAAATGTGGAGGTGTCTCTATTGCCTGAGGCTGCTGTCATATGCTTGGGCCAGACCTACGTCGTGGTCCTGAAGATTAAGGCCCCACCGCTACCGCCAATAGCCACTGCCTTCCGGCGGCGGGCCCCGATTGACCTGGTGACCGTTCTTAACGTGAGTGAGAGAATGGGCGGAACCAAGCTGCAGACGCTGAAACGAACCATGCATTTGGTAGTTTCATCTCTAGGCCCCGCTGATAGACTCTCGGTCGTGGCGTTGGCCACTACTTCGAAAAGAATAATGCCTTTGATGAGAATGACGGCTCAGGGTCAGCGCTCAGCTCGACGCATAGTTGATCGCCTCAGTTGCCGCCATGGAAGCAGCTGTATGGGTGAAGCTCTAAAACAAGCCACCATAGTGCTTCAGGATAGGCGCGAGAGGAACCCAGTGGCAAGCATCATGCTGTTGTCAGACGGACAGGATGACATAAGTCCCACCGACAATGACACCACTCAGCAACACCGATCATCCCATGTGTCATCCACCCGTTTTTCCCACATCGAATTATCCATAAACTCATCCCCCAAAGCCACTGAAGCTGGCATTAGCCACGAGCCAGCCGAGGAAGCTTTTTCCAAATTTGTGGGTGGATTACTGAGCGTTGTTGTTCATGACTTGAAAATCCAGCTTAGCTTTGCAACCGGCTCAGACCCCGCCGAAATCTTGGGCGTCTATTCGGGAAACGGACATCCAACCCTACTGGACTCCAGGTCAGTCAAAGTTGGCAACTTATACGCGGAGGAGGAAAGACAACTTTATATCGAATTACGGGTCCCGCATTCGAATCTCCGTTCACAGCACTGTGTGTTATCAGTGTCTTGCAGTCACAAGGATCCGGCTACTCAAGAGGTAATTTACGTCGGGAATCACACATTGCTTGTACCCAAACCACATGACGTTCAATCAGGAGTACCTAAGGTTGAGCATTTGAGATATTCATTCATCAGCACCCGAGCCGTGGCTGAATCCAGGCGATTAATCGAGTACGACGAGCAATGTAGTGCCATGCAGTTGTTGTCATCGGCTCGATCTCTATTGTTGCAATCGAGTTCAGAGTCAGCTCTCGAATTAGTAAGAGTTTTAGAGGCGGAGTTGGCGGAGGTGCAATGTAGACAACTGTGCAAGGAGGCGGAGGATGCCAAGAAACCTGTGAACAGAGGTTTTGGCGATGCTTGA